From Arachis hypogaea cultivar Tifrunner chromosome 3, arahy.Tifrunner.gnm2.J5K5, whole genome shotgun sequence:
CACTATCAAATTATCTCTTAAACCCTAACATTAGGATAACCATTTACACAtctaataaattgaacatccatCCATTGTTAATTGTGTATGAGTaaaccgaatcaaaagaaataaccatcaaattaaaaataattaatataatcataTGTATATctattaaattgaacattcaacatattcattgtttatattgtttaatattctcattgtctatctatattttttctaatattatagCTTTTCTCTTACCATAAAAAATTAACCTTAAGTAGTGCCACTTTTAgtactaaataaaatatactatTACTTTCTCTAAAACAAACAATGCGTGTCTAGCTCGTTCAACTTAgggaaaatacatatttaatcaAAGAAGACTTGTCTTTTTCATaagttcattctttttttttttaaagcctGTCTATGTATTATCTTATCTTCATAAAGATTATTaatgcattattgttgctttacagAACATCATGCAGCAAAAGTATAcgtgaaattaaaaaggaataaaaagacaGTAATTATGCATATATTTGGAGATATTTAGAGGTGGGGAATTTCTACACTACTACTTATATTTtgatattgattgattattaTCATTACAAGTTTGGTATAGCTTAGAGTTAGGTCGTGCTTTGCGGGGAAAAagacaatttaattaaataagttaAGATAGAGCACGTAGcataaaatatcattaaaaaagaTACATAGAGATTAATAGATTTGGTTTCTAGTTTTAAATGTAATCATATGTCAtgtatatttcattaattaattattcctTTAAACCAAGAGCAGAGCTTAGTGTAGTTGAAGGGGAGCAATCACCCctcctaaattaataaattttacttatgaagttctttatttttaggaaaaatatATAGAACCAATTTCAAATcagctaaaaataaaataacttaattaattataaatatagtaaatagttttatttatttatgatttaaaatattaattattaaatgttTCACCACATTTAAATTATGAGGAGATACGTTCAGTATCATTGCAACGTGAATTATGGAAATTGATTCAATTAACTTTTGTCTCTTTACCCTCCTTCTCTCTCCAAatgcctaaaacatgataaatcagaaaatagattcaaaccatccaatttacaaataaaaaaaagaaacatcataATACCTAACATAAGCACTATCCACGTAGAGGTTTTGGATTCACCCAAAGACATTTGGTTGGTTTTTtactgcattattattatttttatgatttgatccctctttaattttatcttttgtcccatatttatctgtgttttctataTTGGTCTCCTCCTAAAAGAAATTTTAGCTCCGTCCCTACTTCAAATAATAAGTGTGCTAGCTACTATTAAATACATATACAGCTAAGTACTACATTACACCACTAAAACTAAATGTTAAAATGGGGCGCCAGAATCTTCTCATCAACCTGAAATTGCAAATCTTAGTGTTTGCGTTATGACACCACCAAGTGATTGAGGATAGGTTGCATGCATAAATAGAATTTGCTGTCTCATCATCCTCAAttggaaaagaagataaaaattatattactattactattactatttACTTTaggtaaaaagaaagagaagaatgaATTAAAATCCTCTTCATTGTTATTGTAGAAAGTAGGTATGCAGCTGAATATGCAGAGCAGCAAAGCAGAGAACTAAAGTTTGTGCAACAAGGAAAGAAGGGTAGTAGAGTATTATTAGAGTGGTTAGTAGTTGGAAATTAGGTTAATAGTGGTTAGTAGACAGTAGTTAGTACATAAATATTTATGAGGTTAGTTTGTAATATCTGATCTCTATATATAGCTTAACTCTTGTATCATGTAAAATACAAGTTCAATATATATTTTCATTTCCCTTAATAGGGAACTATGAGTGTGTGAATTATTTCTCTTAATCTTGTTAACCAAATACAACTAGAGGTGTTCTATTTATAGACAAATTAAGAACAGAAAACTATATGTGAAAATAGTCAACTGAGATAATTAAATAATGAAATTCAAatcataataattattaattgatgaGAAATCAGTTATTCTCCTAACAAGTTTTTTCTAAAACATAATTCCTCAAGAAGAATTAAGTTCTTTTAAACTTTCAAGGCATCAAACtgtatctttttcttttatttttatttcattcatcattttgaaagaaattttttatatattctaaTTCTTATTTCATCATTTCTGTTAATACTTAATAGTGACAAACAATTTGTGAGACTACTATAGGAAGATAGTTACAAGAGTTAAATATCAGTAACTAACTCTGGCTATAAATACAGTACTTCCATTGTATTAACATTCCATTCATTCATCTCTTATCAATACAATTCAGTTTCTCAAAGCCTTTGtctctctctttttccttctCTTCAATTTGTTCTCAACATTCTTGCTTGAACAGcaagctttctttctctctttcttggaTGTTAATACAATTTTCATCATGATCCTGATCACCACCCATCAACACTTGAACAATGTTATGTATGTCATGACTCACGTGTAAGTGAAGTTAACATACATATTATTAGAAGCTAAATTAGTAAGTGTAGAACATTTTAAGGATCTTGCATAATCTTAAGCCTTAAAGAAGAACTCTAGCAAAAAAACTTAGtgagtttatttaattttaattggaaAGATTGCGAATTACTTTTTTTAGtcaataattagttaatattttctttaattttttcttcttgtAATCTTTACTTATTGGTTATTTTATTGGTTGAGTTGGTATTCTAGTAAAACAGTTATTTTAAATATCATTGTACGAATTATTTGaatagaataatttttaaaataccaaTAATCAGGGATGTGCTATTTATTGATTAATTGAAGATTAATGCATGATCAGTTTATGCTAAATATGTTTTAAATTTCATTagatacataaaaatatttaagatataTCCAAATAtggtaagtattttttttttttttcatatgacaAGCACACACTAATAGGGTCATTTGACTATAAAGTGATGGATGATGACATGTGGGTGGACTTGAGTGTGGAGCCATTGCTGGCCTCCTAAAGAGGAACGTAAGTTATGTAACCACTCTTTAATATTATTGATCATGATGCTTATCTACTCATCATTCTCACTATCCTCAGGTGCATGGTCATTCATTTTTGAGAACAACTCCAATTACAAGACTATTACTATTATCACATGGAGAGCCAAAATTCAGGAGAATCCCTTAGAGGAGGAACATCCTTCTTCAAAACATGTTTCAATGGACTTAATGCCTTGTCAGGTAGTCAGTCTATGGTATCAAATCATGTTTGTGCCAATGATATTAATTATTCTAATCTCTTCTCTTTCGATCTTTTCCTTATTAGGTGTTGGGATACTCTCAATGCCATATGCAGTGTCTCAAGGAGGGTGGATGAGTTTAATTTTGCTCCTCATTGTTGCTACTGTGTGTTGGTACACAGGATTGCTTCTTCAAAGGTGCATGGACGCACATCCATTAATCAAATCCTACCCTGACATAGGCGAGGTTGCTTTCGGTTACAAAGGAAGAACCATGGTAGCCATCTTCATGTACTTAGAGCTCTATTTAGTTGCGGTAGAGTTTCTCATACTAGAAGGTGACAATCTTGAAAAGTTGTTTCCAAACATGGATTTCAAGATTGGTAGCCTTAGAATTGGAGGCAAAGCCGGTTTTGTGTTGCTAACTGCGCTCGCAATACTACCCACAACATGGTTGAAAAGTTTGGGAGTTCTGGCCTACATTTCTATTGGTGGGGTTGTGGCTTCTCTTATTTTGATTGTTTGTGTTGTGTGTGTTGCTGAAGTTGATGGAGTTGGATTTCATCAAAAAGGAGACATCATTAATTGGAAAGGGTTGCCTTCTTCTGTGAGTCTCTTTGCGTTCTGTTATTGTGGACATGCTGTCTTTCCTACATTGCGTAATTCCATGAAAGATAGAACTCAATTTTACAAGGTACTAAATACTTTACACAATTACAGTttataactagaaaagaaaaaatgttacTCATTATTTGCTAAATGCAGGTTTTGATAATATGTTTCATCACAAGCACTATAACCTATGGGTCCATGGCTACCATAGGGTACAAGATGTTTGGAGAACACGTGAATTCGCAGGTGACCTTAAATCTTCCAACAAAGAAAATAAGCACCAAGATAGCAATTTACACAACATTAATCAACCCTTTCACTAAGTATGCTGTTATAATCACCCCAATAGCCAATGCTGTTGAAGAAACATTATTTTTGTACAAGGGTAGACCTATTGCCATCCTCATCAGAACCACTATTGTGCTAAGCACTTTGCTTGTGGCATTATTTGTTCCCTTTTTCGGCTATGTTATGGCATTTATCGGCGCATTTTTGAGTGTCACATGTTCATGGATTCTGCCATGCTTGTGCTACTTAAAGATGAACAAAGCAGCTCAAAAGTTTGGAATAGAATTGGTTATCATTATAGGAATTTTGTTTACAGGGTCAATTATTGCTCTACTTGGCACTTATATCTCTGTAACTCAGATAGTAAGTCATATCAAATTATGAACATGGAGCGTTCAAAGTTTTCTAAATACTAGTTAAACAAGCAAACCTATTGGTTAACGTACTTATATTCCAATGAATGCTCAATAATTTTCAGCATCTCAAAGGTTCTTTATGAATTTGATCAAATTTCTAATCTCTCTAAATATGACTAATTTTGTAAGGAGACAGAGGAGTAATGCACAAAGCTCGAAACAAAATTCCAACCTAATCAAAACATATAGCAATATGAATTAATTGGCGGGAATTCTGTTTTATTATTGTTTGTTATTATCAATTGTTAATATGAATTAATTTGCGACGtcacatttcttttaaaaaataatgacttatagttttaatttattttttaatatttaaatgagtaaaaaattaaatatatcttattttttgagaattttaaaaaatgtattttttatttaaaaattaaaagaatgaataattacttttttttttaataacgcGCTCTGTTACTTctctctcactttttcctttcctCTATTAACAATTGTATTGAACAACTATATTAACAATTATaaaatgtttgaatttttgtAGGTGGATAGGATTCTTTTTCACTTGTCGCTGGATAGTTAAAGAACTTGGTTAATAAAAATCGAAGACATCTCTTTGAATTTTTAGCCCTCATCACTAGTGCTCTGTTCTATTGGGCTGACCCAATTCTACAGCCTTCCTTTGTgtgatataattaaattaattattcgaaTGAATTTTTAAGTAATGAGTTGCAAAAAATTACTACTTCTCCAAGAGTGGAGCCTCACGCTCTCCAGGAGTGGAGTTATACTGCTTCGACAGCGAAGCTCTTAAATCACAACAACTACTCAAGTCCAGATCAAATATAAGCTCAAAGATAATCACAAAACAAAGGAGAGGGACAGAACAAAAAAGTAATACAACTCAGCAGGACAAGTTATGGAAAGGATAGAAAACGCAGCCATGGAAGGGGATGTTCTAGACTTGGAAGAATCTTCAACTCAACATAGAGAAAAGACAGATCAGAAGCTAGTTGGCCGGGTGTTGACGGAAAAGGTGTTGAATACGGTCACAGTACGCAAAACGATCCTCAACATGTGGGGAGATCCACAAGGTCTAGTGATCACTAATGCAGGACCAAACTCATTTATCTTGAACTTCAAAAGCCAGGAGGAAGCAAGAAGAGCATATGAAGGTGGACCATGGAGGATAGAAGGGCACATGCTGAGTCTGCAATGGTGGAGCCCAAACCTGTCCATAGAAGAGGTAAACTACAATCAGCTTCCTATTTGGGTTCAAATACATGGATTGCcttatgataaaataaatataaaaaatgctGAGAAGATAGGAGCCACATTAGGGAGAGTGATAAGTGCTGAAGATCCCTTTGTTGAAGGAAACATGCTTAGATCCTTCCTTAGGGTGAGAGTGGAGATAAATGTTCAAGCACCACTGAAGACTGGATTCTGGTTTAGAAGAAGTGATAGAAGCCAGTCATGGGCTGATTTCAAATATGAAAAACTGTATGATTATTGTTACAAGTGTGGGAGAATTGGGCATGACAAAAGAGCATGTGGGGAGGAACTAGTGAGATCATTAGTAAACCCAGAAATTCCCAGATATGGGCCTGAACTCACAACTCCAGGTCTGAGGTCAATAGAAAATGAGGCAAGAAAGGCAGGTATTAGGAGGAGAAAGGAGGAACAGAACAATTGGGTGGAGGAGTTGTGGGAGGCGCGTGAAAGAAGTTTGCAAGGGAGGGAGTGGTTGAAAAGACAGGCACAGAAGGACAGAGGGGGGTCAAGTCTAGGGGGAGTAAGAAGCTCTCAAGC
This genomic window contains:
- the LOC112734092 gene encoding amino acid transporter AVT1I gives rise to the protein MESQNSGESLRGGTSFFKTCFNGLNALSGVGILSMPYAVSQGGWMSLILLLIVATVCWYTGLLLQRCMDAHPLIKSYPDIGEVAFGYKGRTMVAIFMYLELYLVAVEFLILEGDNLEKLFPNMDFKIGSLRIGGKAGFVLLTALAILPTTWLKSLGVLAYISIGGVVASLILIVCVVCVAEVDGVGFHQKGDIINWKGLPSSVSLFAFCYCGHAVFPTLRNSMKDRTQFYKVLIICFITSTITYGSMATIGYKMFGEHVNSQVTLNLPTKKISTKIAIYTTLINPFTKYAVIITPIANAVEETLFLYKGRPIAILIRTTIVLSTLLVALFVPFFGYVMAFIGAFLSVTCSWILPCLCYLKMNKAAQKFGIELVIIIGILFTGSIIALLGTYISVTQIVSHIKL